From the genome of Neomonachus schauinslandi chromosome 5, ASM220157v2, whole genome shotgun sequence, one region includes:
- the MICALL2 gene encoding MICAL-like protein 2 isoform X2, protein MAATKALQQWCRQQCEGYRDVSITNMTTSFRDGLAFCAILHRHRPDLLDFDALRKEDIYENNKLAFHVAEEKLGIPALLDAEDMVALKVPDRLSILTYVSQYYNYFHGRSPIGGMAGIKRPPSDSNEEPSGKKAPSQLARPSPTPAQGQPLSPTSTDPAVQWKDRSSGGLLLKTGQASASSSVSSTCGVCSKHVHLVQRHLADGKLYHRSCFRCKQCSNTLHSGAYRPTGEPGVFVCSSHHPEAASASSTWRGPAPQQPGAVPSDSKLPSAPWKAQEANGLRDTGPKVRPEAREPVVSNSAAKGVPTPADPPATTASHVHAGSPAGPRFSAVLQGGKASMRVANSSPAGWSSLVGETAAVSPRPALTPSAPDSRPATLQGRVTPQAAAPQTKVSVGPASPGPADTPGWTPSASKIQQARERFFQTPGAAPSPGPAGGAPAPADAPSGDSSREQALSCLLKALPRLGDTGAQAPGRPSPALKSHTRTDGPQASPSAKLSQMVSPRAPNPPARTELPAPLRVGTTSRASTSPQGGRKSPPVSSGASWAGASSKLKPEAPLAKGASASPREGQEDGPAGWRARLKPVEKKSPAERVLAEPRMGEAPGKVRGSSEGPVHVPPTPLRPDRTAGMASPGPSPSAASPSLSPSRRRKLAVSASLDVSANWLRSEPSGQEVPAQSWKEEEKGKLSAQGKPGRPLGSAGVPAPPGKAVTNRARLHPDYMPPEEIQRHMQNIESQLDALELRGVELEKRLRAAEGDASEDTLMVEWFQLIHEKQLLLRQESELMHKARDQRLVEQQLDLEGELRQLMAKPKGLKSLKDQQREEDLLHQYISTVEDRSHIVDFLEEDRLREQEEDEMLQNMIQSLDLQKSSGDQKKKSKFSLSRVWSLRSKSRTPE, encoded by the exons AGACTTTGACGCTCTCAGGAAGGAAGACATTTATGAGAACAACAAACTG GCCTTCCATGTGGCCGAGGAGAAGCTGGGCATCCCAGCCCTGCTGGACGCTGAGGACATGGTGGCCCTGAAGGTGCCGGACCGGCTGAGCATCCTGACCTACGTGTCCCAGTACTATAACTACTTCCATGGACGCTCCCCCA TTGGGGGCATGGCTGGTATCAAGAGACCCCCGTCAGACTCCAATGAGGAACCGTCCGGGAAGAAGGCCCCATCCCAGCTGGCCAGGCCCTCACCCACTCCAGCCCAGGGGCAGCCACTGTCTCCAACCAGCACAGACCCCGCCGTCCAGTGGAAGGACAGAAGCTCAGGGGGCCTCCTGCTGAAGACC GGCCAGGCCTCTGCGAGCAGCTCCGTCAGCAGCACCTGTGGGGTCTGCAGCAAGCACGTGCACCTCGTGCAGCGACACTTAGCTGACGGGAAGCTCTACCACCGGAGCTGCTTCAG GTGTAAGCAATGCTCCAACACGCTGCACTCTGGGGCCTACAGGCCCACCGGCGAGCCCGGTGTCTTCGTATGTTCCAGCCACCACCCCGAGGCCGCCTCTGCAAGCTCCACGTGGCGGGGCCCGGCCCCCCAACAACCAGGGGCCGTTCCGTCAGACTCCAAGCTGCCCAGTGCCCCATGGAAGGCCCAGGAGGCAAATGGGCTCCGAGACACAGGGCCAAAGGTCAGGCCAGAGGCCCGGGAGCCGGTGGTGAGCAACTCAGCTGCCAAAGGTGTTCCCACCCCAGCTGACCCTCCGGCCACCACCGCCTCCCATGTACACGCGGGGAGTCCGGCCGGGCCCAGGTTCTCGGCGGTCCTCCAGGGTGGCAAAGCCAGCATGCGTGTGGCCAACAGCTCCCCAGCAGGCTGGTCATCGCTGGTCGGGGAGACGGCAGCAGTCAGCCCCCGTCCTGCTCTGACACCGAGTGCCCCGGACTCTCGCCCGGCCACCCTCCAGGGCCGAGTGACCCCCCAAGCAGCAGCCCCCCAGACCAAGGTCAGTGTGGGCCCAGCGTCTCCAGGCCCAGCAGACACCCCAGGCTGGACCCCGTCAGCCTCCAAGATCCAGCAGGCCCGGGAGAGGTTCTTCCAGACTCCTGGAgccgcccccagccctggcccagctGGCGGGGCCCCAGCTCCTGCGGATGCACCTTCTGGGGACAGCAGCAGGGAGCAGGCACTGAGCTGCCTCCTGAAGGCCCTTCCCAGGCTCGGGGACACCGGTGCCCAGGCGcctggcag GCCCTCCCCTGCTCTGAAATCCCATACCAGAACCGATGGGCCACAAGCAAGTCCATCAGCCAAGCTGTCACAGATGGTATCCCCCCGGGCCCCTAACCCCCCTGCGAGGACTGAGCTGCCAGCCCCCCTGAGAGTGGGCACCACCTCACGGGCATCCACATCACCCCAGGGGGGCAGGAAGAGCCCACCTGTATCCTCAGGGGCCAGCTGGGCAGGTGCCAGCTCCAAGCTGAAGCCAGAGGCCCCACTGGCAAAGG GTGCGAGTGCCAGCCCCCGGGAAGGCCAGGAGGATGGGCCGGCAGGATGGAGGGCCCGCCTGAAGCCTGTGGAGAAGAAAAGCCCTGCTgagag GGTCCTGGCAGAGCCTCGGATGGGTGAGGCACCTGGGAAGGTCCGTGGGAGCTCCGAGGGGCCCGTCCACGTCCCCCCGACCCCTCTTCGGCCTGACAGGACAGCGGGCATGGCTAGCCCCGGGCCCAGCCCCTCAG CCGCCTCCCCGTCCCTGTCCCCATCCCGCCGCAGGAAGCTGGCCGTCTCTGCCAGCCTGGACGTTTCTGCCAACTGGCTTCGTTCTGAGCCCTCGGGGCAGGAAGTCCCAgcgcagagctggaaggaagaggagaaagggaagctctctgctcagggcaAACCAG GGAGGCCCTTGGGCTCGGCTGGTGTCCCCGCTCCACCCGGCAAGGCAGTGACCAACCGTGCCAGG CTGCACCCTGACTACATGCCCCCGGAAGAGATCCAGAGGCACATGCAGAACATCGAGAGCCAGCTGGATGCCCTGGAGCTCAGGGGCGTGGAGCTGGAGAAGCGTCTTCGCGCCGCCGAGGGGG ATGCCTCCGAGGACACCCTCATGGTGGAGTGGTTCCAGCTCATCCACGAGAAGCAGCTACTGCTGCGGCAGGAGTCGGAGCTGATGCACAA GGCCAGGGACCAGCGCCTGGTGGAGCAGCAGTTGGACCTGGAGGGGGAGCTGCGTCAGCTGATGGCCAAGCCCA AGGGTCTGAAGTCCCTCAAGGACCAGCAGCGCGAGGAGGATCTGCTGCACCAGTATATCAGCACGGTGGAGGACCGGAGCCACATCgtggacttcctggaggaggaccGCCTCAG AGAGCAAGAGGAGGACGAGATGCTACAGAACATGATCCAGAGTCTGG ACCTCCAGAAAAGCAGCGGGGACCAGAAGAAGAAGTCCAAGTTCAGCTTGTCCAGGGTCTGGTCCCTGAGGAGCAAAAGCAGGACCCCCGAGTGA
- the MICALL2 gene encoding MICAL-like protein 2 isoform X1, which yields MAATKALQQWCRQQCEGYRDVSITNMTTSFRDGLAFCAILHRHRPDLLDFDALRKEDIYENNKLAFHVAEEKLGIPALLDAEDMVALKVPDRLSILTYVSQYYNYFHGRSPIGGMAGIKRPPSDSNEEPSGKKAPSQLARPSPTPAQGQPLSPTSTDPAVQWKDRSSGGLLLKTGQASASSSVSSTCGVCSKHVHLVQRHLADGKLYHRSCFRCKQCSNTLHSGAYRPTGEPGVFVCSSHHPEAASASSTWRGPAPQQPGAVPSDSKLPSAPWKAQEANGLRDTGPKVRPEAREPVVSNSAAKGVPTPADPPATTASHVHAGSPAGPRFSAVLQGGKASMRVANSSPAGWSSLVGETAAVSPRPALTPSAPDSRPATLQGRVTPQAAAPQTKVSVGPASPGPADTPGWTPSASKIQQARERFFQTPGAAPSPGPAGGAPAPADAPSGDSSREQALSCLLKALPRLGDTGAQAPGRPSPALKSHTRTDGPQASPSAKLSQMVSPRAPNPPARTELPAPLRVGTTSRASTSPQGGRKSPPVSSGASWAGASSKLKPEAPLAKGASASPREGQEDGPAGWRARLKPVEKKSPAERVLAEPRMGEAPGKVRGSSEGPVHVPPTPLRPDRTAGMASPGPSPSAASPSLSPSRRRKLAVSASLDVSANWLRSEPSGQEVPAQSWKEEEKGKLSAQGKPAGRPLGSAGVPAPPGKAVTNRARLHPDYMPPEEIQRHMQNIESQLDALELRGVELEKRLRAAEGDASEDTLMVEWFQLIHEKQLLLRQESELMHKARDQRLVEQQLDLEGELRQLMAKPKGLKSLKDQQREEDLLHQYISTVEDRSHIVDFLEEDRLREQEEDEMLQNMIQSLDLQKSSGDQKKKSKFSLSRVWSLRSKSRTPE from the exons AGACTTTGACGCTCTCAGGAAGGAAGACATTTATGAGAACAACAAACTG GCCTTCCATGTGGCCGAGGAGAAGCTGGGCATCCCAGCCCTGCTGGACGCTGAGGACATGGTGGCCCTGAAGGTGCCGGACCGGCTGAGCATCCTGACCTACGTGTCCCAGTACTATAACTACTTCCATGGACGCTCCCCCA TTGGGGGCATGGCTGGTATCAAGAGACCCCCGTCAGACTCCAATGAGGAACCGTCCGGGAAGAAGGCCCCATCCCAGCTGGCCAGGCCCTCACCCACTCCAGCCCAGGGGCAGCCACTGTCTCCAACCAGCACAGACCCCGCCGTCCAGTGGAAGGACAGAAGCTCAGGGGGCCTCCTGCTGAAGACC GGCCAGGCCTCTGCGAGCAGCTCCGTCAGCAGCACCTGTGGGGTCTGCAGCAAGCACGTGCACCTCGTGCAGCGACACTTAGCTGACGGGAAGCTCTACCACCGGAGCTGCTTCAG GTGTAAGCAATGCTCCAACACGCTGCACTCTGGGGCCTACAGGCCCACCGGCGAGCCCGGTGTCTTCGTATGTTCCAGCCACCACCCCGAGGCCGCCTCTGCAAGCTCCACGTGGCGGGGCCCGGCCCCCCAACAACCAGGGGCCGTTCCGTCAGACTCCAAGCTGCCCAGTGCCCCATGGAAGGCCCAGGAGGCAAATGGGCTCCGAGACACAGGGCCAAAGGTCAGGCCAGAGGCCCGGGAGCCGGTGGTGAGCAACTCAGCTGCCAAAGGTGTTCCCACCCCAGCTGACCCTCCGGCCACCACCGCCTCCCATGTACACGCGGGGAGTCCGGCCGGGCCCAGGTTCTCGGCGGTCCTCCAGGGTGGCAAAGCCAGCATGCGTGTGGCCAACAGCTCCCCAGCAGGCTGGTCATCGCTGGTCGGGGAGACGGCAGCAGTCAGCCCCCGTCCTGCTCTGACACCGAGTGCCCCGGACTCTCGCCCGGCCACCCTCCAGGGCCGAGTGACCCCCCAAGCAGCAGCCCCCCAGACCAAGGTCAGTGTGGGCCCAGCGTCTCCAGGCCCAGCAGACACCCCAGGCTGGACCCCGTCAGCCTCCAAGATCCAGCAGGCCCGGGAGAGGTTCTTCCAGACTCCTGGAgccgcccccagccctggcccagctGGCGGGGCCCCAGCTCCTGCGGATGCACCTTCTGGGGACAGCAGCAGGGAGCAGGCACTGAGCTGCCTCCTGAAGGCCCTTCCCAGGCTCGGGGACACCGGTGCCCAGGCGcctggcag GCCCTCCCCTGCTCTGAAATCCCATACCAGAACCGATGGGCCACAAGCAAGTCCATCAGCCAAGCTGTCACAGATGGTATCCCCCCGGGCCCCTAACCCCCCTGCGAGGACTGAGCTGCCAGCCCCCCTGAGAGTGGGCACCACCTCACGGGCATCCACATCACCCCAGGGGGGCAGGAAGAGCCCACCTGTATCCTCAGGGGCCAGCTGGGCAGGTGCCAGCTCCAAGCTGAAGCCAGAGGCCCCACTGGCAAAGG GTGCGAGTGCCAGCCCCCGGGAAGGCCAGGAGGATGGGCCGGCAGGATGGAGGGCCCGCCTGAAGCCTGTGGAGAAGAAAAGCCCTGCTgagag GGTCCTGGCAGAGCCTCGGATGGGTGAGGCACCTGGGAAGGTCCGTGGGAGCTCCGAGGGGCCCGTCCACGTCCCCCCGACCCCTCTTCGGCCTGACAGGACAGCGGGCATGGCTAGCCCCGGGCCCAGCCCCTCAG CCGCCTCCCCGTCCCTGTCCCCATCCCGCCGCAGGAAGCTGGCCGTCTCTGCCAGCCTGGACGTTTCTGCCAACTGGCTTCGTTCTGAGCCCTCGGGGCAGGAAGTCCCAgcgcagagctggaaggaagaggagaaagggaagctctctgctcagggcaAACCAG CAGGGAGGCCCTTGGGCTCGGCTGGTGTCCCCGCTCCACCCGGCAAGGCAGTGACCAACCGTGCCAGG CTGCACCCTGACTACATGCCCCCGGAAGAGATCCAGAGGCACATGCAGAACATCGAGAGCCAGCTGGATGCCCTGGAGCTCAGGGGCGTGGAGCTGGAGAAGCGTCTTCGCGCCGCCGAGGGGG ATGCCTCCGAGGACACCCTCATGGTGGAGTGGTTCCAGCTCATCCACGAGAAGCAGCTACTGCTGCGGCAGGAGTCGGAGCTGATGCACAA GGCCAGGGACCAGCGCCTGGTGGAGCAGCAGTTGGACCTGGAGGGGGAGCTGCGTCAGCTGATGGCCAAGCCCA AGGGTCTGAAGTCCCTCAAGGACCAGCAGCGCGAGGAGGATCTGCTGCACCAGTATATCAGCACGGTGGAGGACCGGAGCCACATCgtggacttcctggaggaggaccGCCTCAG AGAGCAAGAGGAGGACGAGATGCTACAGAACATGATCCAGAGTCTGG ACCTCCAGAAAAGCAGCGGGGACCAGAAGAAGAAGTCCAAGTTCAGCTTGTCCAGGGTCTGGTCCCTGAGGAGCAAAAGCAGGACCCCCGAGTGA